In Tenebrio molitor chromosome 6, icTenMoli1.1, whole genome shotgun sequence, one genomic interval encodes:
- the LOC138133048 gene encoding uncharacterized protein: MSTSENMRSISSLGQLSRTSSHRQPSKRMKSSFSSASMMKRSSVTPPDELSVRSTKTDVSKAEKKSSEGPGECECGPDLYSRVLGPTADETILTGLQTVIDLCSRLRVCGDKDDAEDEEPEREPLQDIPERDPSQEVKSSKSQTERSMLSAGFQVNPSVKSVAAQTAPFPEVVSKILQTVGLTPELVSKVMQTSFVDLGPPKASVTSIYMQTSNATLKSNAMQTSETNIENSETQSDNIRTISRQTMSDNSSLRPSSRQYSEVNAYQSTVYKVEEASKGDEHKCISPPEPGEGTTKTCKCCSSSSTSPKESKESTDKPPCVCGSKRKVRCECVAPGPRRSRTGVEGDQQPPLEVKYAVTKISKYKEFTTFEVMKSTKNKPKQMPKNLEGVFVLRKKKDGSKGEVKSSSETKSEVRSHSKMEKIESRA; this comes from the exons ATGTCGACCAGCGAGAACATGAGATCCATTTCGTCCCTCGGACAACTGTCCAGGACCTCATCACATCGTCAACCAAGCAAAAGGATGAAGAGCTCGTTCAGCAGTGCCAGCATGATGAAGCGCAGCTCGGTCACGCCCCCCGACGAACTGTCGGTGCGCTCCACCAAGACTGACGTCTCCAAAGCGGAAAAAAAGTCTTCTGAAG GACCTGGGGAGTGCGAGTGCGGCCCTGATTTGTACAGTCGAGTCTTGGGGCCCACCGCCGACGAGACCATCCTCACGGGGCTGCAGACGGTGATTGACTTGTGCAGCAGGCTGAGGGTGTGCGGGGACAAGGACGACGCCGAGGACGAAGAGCCTGAAAGGGAACCACTACAA GACATTCCAGAAAGAGATCCCAGCCAGGAA GTGAAGTCGTCCAAGAGCCAAACCGAAAGGAGT ATGCTTTCTGCAGGATTTCAAGTCAATCCAAGT GTGAAATCAGTGGCGGCGCAAACTGCACCGTTCCCAGAA GTGGTGTCTAAAATTTTGCAAACTGTTGGTCTGACCCCAGAG cTGGTCTCGAAAGTCATGCAAACTTCATTT GTCGATTTGGGACCACCCAAAGCAAGC GTGACGTCCATCTACATGCAGACTTCTAACGCGACC ttAAAATCCAACGCAATGCAAACATCTGAAACCAAC ATTGAAAATTCGGAGACTCAGTCTGACAATATCCGGACCATCAGCAGACAGACAATGTCAGACAACAGTAGTTTGAGACCTTCTTCTAGACAGTACTCGGAGGTGAATGCGTACCAAAGCACAGTGTACAAAGTAGAAGAAGCGTCGAAAGGTGACGAGCACAAGTGTATCTCACCACCGGAACCAGGAGAAGGTACCACCAAGACTTGCAAGTGTTGTTCTTCTTCGTCGACGAGCCCCAAAGAGTCCAAGGAGTCGACAGACAAGCCTCCGTGCGTCTGCGGAAGCAAGCGCAAAGTGAGGTGCGAATGTGTAGCTCCAGGACCGCGACGAT CAAGGACGGGAGTGGAAGGGGACCAAC AGCCGCCCCTCGAGGTGAAGTACGCCGTGACCAAGATCTCCAAGTACAAGGAGTTCACAACGTTTGAAGTGATGAAATCGACGAAAAACAAGCCGAAGCAGATGCCCAAGAATCTGGAAGGGGTGTTCGTTTTGAGGAAGAAGAAGGACGGGTCGAAGGGAGAGGTGAAAAGCAGCAGCGAGACGAAAAGCGAGGTCAGGAGCCACTCCAAAATGGAGAAGATCGAATCGAGAGCGTAG